A part of Miscanthus floridulus cultivar M001 chromosome 6, ASM1932011v1, whole genome shotgun sequence genomic DNA contains:
- the LOC136456926 gene encoding chloride channel protein CLC-c-like has translation MAPTAGKESGLDGAESSCTTPLATPTATPIATPMSTRSVKWEKDVEDAAGALQRPLLYQRGTNTTSQMAIVGANTCPIESLDYEIVENEVYNQDWRSRGKLQIFQYQVLKWVLALFVGVVVGLVGFFSNIAVENIAGFKLLLTGDLMLENRYLAAFVLYIGCNAMLAAAAAALCAYIAPAAAGSGIPEVKAYLNGVDAHSILAPSTLLVKILGSVLGVSAGFVLGKEGPMVHTGACVASLLGQGGSRKYGLTWNWIRYFKNDLDRRDLITCGAAAGVAAAFRAPVGGVLFALEEVTSWWRSALLWRTFSTTAVVTMVLHALITYCRGGHCGLFGKGGLIMFDLGSRQVTYTVTDLAAVVLLGVLGGLLGALFNFLVDRVLRVYSLVNEKGACYKIVLTVTISVITSCCTFGLPWLTTCTPCPPELARTKCPTIGRSGNFKNFQCPQGHYNALASLFFNTNDDAIRNLFSAGYDFREFGVSTLLIFFTTVYTLGLLTYGVAVPSGLFIPVILAGASFGRLVGTLLGSVSGLDPGLFALLGAASFLGGTMRMTVSVCVILLELTNDLLLLPLIMLVLLIAKTVADCFNKGVYEQIVRMKGLPYLEVHAEPCTRSLVAGDVVSGPLVTFSSVERVGAVVETLGSTGHNGFPVIEGPPFAPAPELCGLVLRSHLLVLLQGRIFTRARVKTGAAEVFRTLAPFDFAKAGSGKGLKVEDLQLTEEEMDMYVDLHPITNRSPYTVVENMSLAKAATLFRCLGLRHMCVVPRTQGRPPVVGILTRHDFMPQYIRGLYPNVLPR, from the exons ATGGCACCTACGGCTGGAAAAGAAAGTGGGTTGGACGGGGCCGAGAGCTCCTGCACGACGCCGTTGGCGACGCCAACGGCGACACCAATTGCAACTCCGATGTCGACGAGGTCGGTGAAGTGGGAGAAGGACGTCGAGGATGCGGCTGGCGCTCTGCAGCGGCCACTGCTTTACCAGCGCGGCACCAACACGACGTCGCAGATGGCCATCGTCGGCGCCAACACCTGCCCCATTGAGAGCCTCGATTACGA AATTGTGGAGAATGAAGTTTACAACCAAGACTGGAGATCAAGAGGGAAACTTCAGATCTTCCAATACCAGGTCCTTAAATGGGTCCTGGCACTTTTTGTAGGTGTAGTCGTTGGCCTAGTTGGATTCTTCAGCAACATTGCTGTCGAAAACATCGCCGGGTTCAAGTTGCTCCTGACGGGCGATCTCATGCTCGAGAACCG GTACCTCGCAGCTTTTGTGCTATACATCGGTTGCAATGCAATGTTGGCTGCTGCGGCTGCAGCGTTGTGCGCTTACATTGCCCCAGCAGCAGCCGGGTCTGGCATCCCTGAGGTGAAGGCGTATCTGAATGGCGTCGATGCGCACTCGATTTTGGCGCCTAGTACCCTCTTAGTGAAG ATTTTAGGCTCAGTATTAGGGGTGTCTGCTGGATTTGTGCTGGGCAAGGAAGGCCCTATGGTGCATACCGGCGCTTGTGTTGCCTCCTTGCTCGGGCAAGGGGGGTCCCGGAAGTATGGCCTCACTTGGAACTGGATCAGGTACTTCAAGAATGATCTGGACCGAAGGGATCTCATCACCTGCGGAGCTGCAGCTGGTGTGGCGGCGGCCTTCCGTGCCCCGGTTGGAGGCGTGCTCTTTGCGCTTGAAGAAGTTACATCATG GTGGCGGAGCGCGCTTCTCTGGAGGACCTTCTCCACGACAGCAGTGGTGACAATGGTGCTGCACGCGCTAATCACCTACTGCCGTGGCGGGCACTGTGGCTTGTTTGGCAAAGGAGGGCTGATCATGTTCGATCTCGGCTCACGGCAAGTGACCTACACCGTAACGGACCTTGCCGCGGTCGTGTTGCTCGGCGTCCTCGGCGGTCTGCTTGGTGCCCTTTTCAACTTCCTCGTCGACCGGGTCCTTCGCGTATATAGCCTCGTCAACGA GAAGGGCGCGTGCTACAAGATCGTCCTGACGGTGACCATCTCGGTGATCACTTCGTGCTGCACCTTCGGCCTGCCATGGCTGACGACGTGCACCCCCTGCCCGCCCGAGCTCGCCAGGACGAAGTGCCCGACCATCGGCCGCTCTGGCAATTTCAAGAACTTCCAGTGCCCGCAGGGTCACTACAACGCTCTGGCGTCCCTCTTCTTCAACACCAACGACGACGCCATCCGCAACCTCTTCAGCGCCGGGTACGACTTCAGGGAGTTCGGCGTGTCGACGCTCCTCATCTTCTTCACCACGGTGTACACCCTGGGCCTGCTCACCTACGGCGTGGCCGTGCCGTCGGGCCTCTTCATCCCCGTCATCCTGGCGGGCGCCTCGTTCGGCCGCCTGGTCGGCACGCTGCTGGGCTCGGTGAGCGGCCTCGACCCGGGTCTCTTCGCGCTGCTCGGCGCCGCGTCCTTCCTCGGCGGGACGATGCGGATGACGGTGTCGGTGTGCGTCATCCTGCTGGAGCTCACCAACGACCTGCTCCTGCTGCCGCTCATCATGCTCGTGCTGCTCATCGCCAAGACGGTGGCGGACTGCTTCAACAAGGGTGTGTACGAGCAGATCGTGCGCATGAAGGGGCTCCCTTACCTGGAGGTGCACGCGGAGCCGTGCACGCGGAGCCTGGTGGCCGGCGACGTGGTGTCCGGCCCGCTCGTCACCTTCTCCAGCGTCGAGCGCGTGGGCGCCGTCGTCGAGACGCTGGGGAGCACGGGCCACAACGGGTTCCCCGTGATCGAGGGCCCGCCGTTCGCGCCGGCGCCGGAGCTGTGCGGCCTCGTCCTGCGCTCCCACCTGCTGGTGCTGCTGCAGGGGCGGATCTTCACGAGGGCCCGCGTCAAGACCGGCGCCGCCGAGGTGTTCCGCACGCTCGCGCCGTTCGACTTTGCCAAGGCCGGCTCCGGCAAGGGCCTCAAGGTGGAGGACCTGCAGCTCACCGAGGAGGAGATGGACATGTACGTGGACCTCCACCCCATCACCAACCGGTCGCCGTACACCGTCGTGGAGAACATGTCGCTGGCCAAGGCCGCCACGCTGTTCCGCTGCCTCGGCCTCCGCCACATGTGCGTCGTGCCGAGGACGCAAGGG AGGCCGCCGGTGGTGGGGATCCTGACGCGGCACGACTTCATGCCGCAGTACATCCGCGGGCTCTACCCGAACGTGCTCCCCCGCTAG
- the LOC136459547 gene encoding glycosyltransferase BC10-like, producing the protein MKGALDDFKVMLTRNEPITGLAKVVAFLVLFALGVVAGLWVSAGIRRSQESIVTKSIGFQGSGGGICCRPDLDPGFEEFVAPTRLMHDMTDEELFWRATLVPAAASRYPFERVPKVAFMFLAGHGVLPLAPLWERFFRGGQEERFSIYVHAPPGVAINVSEDSPFYGRQIPSQETEWGYVTLVDAEKRLLANALLDFSNERFVLLSESCIPVHNFTTVYDYLVGSRHSFVESYYRNDRGCRNRYSRSMAPDITLRQWRKGSQWLELSRDLATSVLTDTRYYPLFRRHCRPSCYPDEHYVQTYVTLRHGARNSNRTVTRVEWRAGRSHPVTYGARDATPELVRSIRTSAEPCAYNSRPTSTCYLFARKFAPDSLAPLLNMSSTVMHY; encoded by the exons ATGAAGGGCGCGCTTGACGATTTCAAAGTGATGCTCACGAGGAACGAGCCCATCACCGGCCTCGCCAAGGTGGTCGCGTTCCTTGTGCTCTTCGCGCTCGGCGTCGTCGCCGGCCTCTGGGTGTCTGCCGGGATCCGCCGGTCCCAGGAAAGCATCGTCACGAAGAGCATCGGGTTccagggcagcggcggcggcatctGCTGCCGGCCCGACCTGGACCCCGGGTTCGAAGAATTCGTGGCCCCGACGCGCCTCATGCACGACATGACGGACGAGGAGCTGTTCTGGCGCGCCACGCTGGTGCCGGCCGCCGCCAGCAGGTACCCGTTCGAGCGCGTGCCCAAGGTGGCCTTCATGTTCCTGGCCGGCCACGGCGTCCTGCCGCTGGCGCCGCTCTGGGAGCGCTTCTTCCGCGGCGGCCAAGAGGAACGCTTCTCCATCTACGTCCACGCGCCGCCCGGCGTGGCGATCAACGTCTCCGAGGACTCGCCGTTCTACGGAAGGCAGATCCCCAGCCAG GAAACCGAATGGGGCTACGTGACGCTGGTGGACGCCGAGAAGCGGCTGCTGGCGAACGCGCTGCTCGACTTCTCCAACGAGCGGTTCGTGCTCCTCTCGGAGAGCTGCATCCCGGTGCACAACTTCACGACGGTGTACGACTACCTGGTGGGGTCGCGGCACAGCTTCGTGGAGTCCTACTACCGGAACGACCGGGGCTGCCGGAACCGGTACAGCCGGAGCATGGCGCCCGACATCACGCTGCGGCAGTGGCGGAAGGGGTCCCAGTGGCTGGAGCTCAGCCGCGACCTCGCCACGAGCGTGCTGACGGACACCAGGTACTACCCGCTGTTCCGGCGGCACTGCCGGCCGTCGTGCTACCCCGACGAGCACTACGTGCAGACGTACGTGACCCTGCGGCACGGCGCGCGCAACTCGAACCGCACCGTCACGCGCGTGGAGTGGCGCGCGGGGAGGTCCCACCCGGTGACGTACGGCGCCAGGGACGCCACGCCGGAGCTCGTGCGGAGCATCCGGACCAGCGCCGAGCCCTGCGCGTACAACTCGCGCCCGACGTCCACCTGCTATCTGTTCGCGAGGAAGTTCGCGCCCGACTCGCTCGCGCCGCTGCTCAACATGTCGTCGACGGTCATGCACTACTGA
- the LOC136459548 gene encoding uncharacterized protein — protein sequence MGNPPELYHKILNIPKDTSPQEIRAAYKNLVKKWHPDKHPPSSKPEAEARFKAISEAYEALLDQQENRAVFGLCNDGRAGERVGGAFGGSGGLGAGVGPRMERTRSDDFCTRSAPGTPAREFKKVYSSGNSGGRRAFAEFSSSIMRKAPPLEHKLECTLEELCRGCKKEVKFTRDVVTKNGSIVKKEVTQMVLVKPGWKKGKQIVFEGLGDERPGCLPADAIFTVSEKKHPTFKRVGNDLVLKAEVPLVSALTGWSFSFRLLSGKKVSCAFHDEIICPGYEKVIGGEGMPIPEHKGARGDLKVKFEIVFPKELTDEQRAGLAEILRGSC from the exons ATGGGGAACCCGCCGGAGCTGTACCACAAGATCCTCAACATCCCCAAGGACACCTCGCCGCAGGAAATCCGCGCCGCGTACAAGAACCTCGTCAAGAAATGGCACCCCGACAAGCACCCGCCGTCGTCCAAGCCCGAGGCCGAGGCTCGCTTCAAGGCCATCAGCGAGGCCTACGAG GCGCTCCTGGACCAGCAGGAGAACAGGGCCGTGTTCGGGCTGTGCAACGACGGCCGGGCCGGTGAGAGGGTGGGCGGCGCGTTCGGCGGCAGCGGAGGCCTCGGCGCCGGCGTCGGGCCGCGCATGGAGAGGACGCGCAGCGACGATTTCTGCACGAGGAGTGCGCCCGGCACGCCGGCGAGGGAGTTCAAGAAGGTGTACAGCTCCGGCAACTCCGGCGGGCGCCGCGCTTTCGCCGAGTTCTCCAGCTCCATCATGCGCAAGGCGCCGCCGCTGGAGCACAAGCTCGAGTGCACCCTCGAGGAGCTCTGCCGCGGCTGCAAGAAGGAGGTCAAGTTCACCCGCGACGTTGTCACCAAGAACGG GTCAATCGTCAAGAAGGAGGTGACGCAGATGGTGCTGGTGAAGCCAGGGTGGAAGAAAGGAAAGCAGATCGTGTTCGAAGGCCTGGGGGACGAGCGGCCAGGGTGCCTCCCCGCCGACGCCATCTTCACGGTGTCGgagaagaagcacccgacgttcAAGCGGGTGGGCAACGACCTGGTGCTCAAGGCGGAGGTGCCGCTGGTGAGCGCGCTCACGGGCTGGTCCTTCTCGTTCCGGCTCCTCAGCGGCAAGAAGGTGAGCTGCGCGTTCCACGACGAGATCATCTGCCCCGGGTACGAGAAGGTGATCGGCGGCGAAGGCATGCCGATCCCCGAGCACAAGGGCGCGCGCGGCGACCTGAAGGTGAAGTTCgagatcgtcttccccaaggaGCTCACCGACGAGCAGCGCGCCGGCCTGGCCGAGATCCTCAGAGGGTCCTGCTGA